TTCCGGGAGTGAATGATTCGGAAGTATTAGATTTAGCTGCTCTCACCTTAGACCGTCGATGGCACGTGCGGTTTATTGAGTTTATGCCGATTGGTAATCCAGATTTGTTTACCGAACGAGCCTGGATACCGTCTGAGGAGTTGCGCCAACAAATCCGAGAGCGTTGGGGACTCGAAGACTCACAGGTGCGCGGAAACGGGCCGGCTGATGTGTTTCAAATTCCGGGCGCTCGCGGCACTTTGGGGTTTATCAGTCAGATGTCCGAGTGTTTTTGCGATCGCTGTAACCGAATGCGGTTATCGGCGGATGGCTGGTTGCGTCCTTGTTTGCTCAATGAAACCGGACAACTGGATCTCAAAACTACATTGCGATCGGGCGTTTCTTTATCCAGTTTGCGACAACAAGTAGCAGAATTGTTAAAAATTAAACCCGAAATTAACTTTAAACAACGAGAGTCCGGAAGTGAAGGAAACTATACCCGAACCATGTCTCAAATTGGCGGATAATCGGTATCCGAGAAACCGTTTTTTTGACTCTATCTGAAGCCTGAAATTTGTCTGAAGGGGCGACAAGGATGCTGAAAAGCTTAGCCCATGAGGGGAGTAGACGAAAGAGGTAAAAAAAGATAGGCTAGGAATTGTCAACAACCTTAGCCTATTGAAAATAATGAAAAAGTTACCTTCA
This window of the Roseofilum casamattae BLCC-M143 genome carries:
- the moaA gene encoding GTP 3',8-cyclase MoaA, with the protein product MNHVDYLRISVIDRCNFRCNYCMPAGEELNYILKQNLLTFDELLLLLKDIFIPVGFTRFRLTGGEPLLRPGIVDLVREIANLEQTQDLAMTTNGFLLDSMAQDLYDAGLRRINISLDSLNAETFDQIIGNRGKSRWERTWKGIQTAHRVGFDPLKLNVVVIPGVNDSEVLDLAALTLDRRWHVRFIEFMPIGNPDLFTERAWIPSEELRQQIRERWGLEDSQVRGNGPADVFQIPGARGTLGFISQMSECFCDRCNRMRLSADGWLRPCLLNETGQLDLKTTLRSGVSLSSLRQQVAELLKIKPEINFKQRESGSEGNYTRTMSQIGG